The Lysobacter sp. genome includes a window with the following:
- the ubiA gene encoding 4-hydroxybenzoate octaprenyltransferase translates to MSEVPANSAEMPVWRERLAVYWKLVRGDRPIGWLLLLWPTWWGLWLAADGVPPWWTLVVFSLGVWLTRSAGCVINDYVDRWLDPLVERTKGRPLATGAVRGREALAVFALLMLVAFALVLTMNRLTILMSVVGVALAASYPYLKRHTYLPQVYLGLAFGWGIPMAFAAVRGEVPPMAWVLYVANICWTTGYDTWYAMVDREDDLRAGAKSTAILFGDLDLLALGVLYALFFAGLGLIGRQAGLGMAYGAGLGVALALVAYQFFIGRNRERDRCFRAFLNNHWVGMAVFVGLAVALWQKA, encoded by the coding sequence ATGAGTGAAGTCCCCGCCAATTCCGCTGAGATGCCCGTCTGGCGCGAACGCCTGGCCGTGTATTGGAAACTCGTGCGCGGCGATCGTCCGATCGGCTGGCTGCTGTTGCTGTGGCCGACGTGGTGGGGCCTGTGGCTGGCCGCCGATGGCGTACCGCCGTGGTGGACGCTGGTCGTGTTCTCGCTGGGCGTGTGGCTCACGCGGTCGGCGGGCTGTGTGATCAACGACTACGTCGATCGCTGGCTCGATCCGCTGGTCGAACGCACCAAGGGCCGGCCATTGGCGACGGGGGCGGTGCGGGGGCGCGAGGCGCTGGCGGTGTTCGCGCTGCTGATGCTGGTCGCGTTCGCGCTGGTGCTGACGATGAACCGGCTCACCATTCTGATGAGTGTCGTCGGCGTGGCGCTGGCGGCCAGCTACCCCTATCTCAAGCGCCACACCTATCTGCCGCAGGTCTACCTGGGCCTGGCGTTCGGCTGGGGTATCCCGATGGCGTTCGCGGCGGTCCGTGGCGAGGTGCCGCCGATGGCCTGGGTGCTGTACGTGGCCAACATCTGCTGGACCACCGGCTACGACACCTGGTACGCGATGGTCGACCGCGAGGACGATCTGCGCGCGGGGGCCAAATCCACGGCGATCCTGTTCGGGGACCTCGATCTGCTTGCACTGGGCGTGCTGTACGCCTTGTTCTTCGCTGGTCTGGGCCTGATCGGCCGTCAGGCCGGACTCGGGATGGCGTACGGGGCCGGGCTGGGGGTCGCGCTGGCGCTGGTGGCTTACCAGTTCTTCATCGGCCGGAACCGGGAGCGCGACCGGTGTTTCCGCGCCTTCCTCAACAATCACTGGGTCGGCATGGCGGTGTTCGTGGGGCTGGCCGTGGCGTTGTGGCAGAAGGCCTGA
- a CDS encoding LacI family DNA-binding transcriptional regulator encodes MSLRKTKATSVDIAHRAGVSQATVSRVLRGSPLVNADTRKRVMDAVQELNYKVDRRASSLRTQRAGTLALLLFEDPTEDGSQINPFFLSMLGSITRACARHNHDLLVSFQQLSDDWHADYEDSMKADGLILLGYGDYVDYRPKLEKLVEQGTHFVRWGAVLPGQPGVSIGCDNFAGGRLVGEHLLGLGRKRIAFLGDASGHYPEFWERYRGCEVVQREAGIPAESALQVDALSSEEEGYEAAKALLGRGVLFDAVFAASDLIAIGAIRALLEHGLRVPEDIAVVGFDDIAMSRFCNPPLTTVYQDTASAGELLVETLLKRVHEQPAESKMLPATLVVRRSSGAAG; translated from the coding sequence ATGTCGCTTCGTAAAACCAAGGCCACCTCGGTCGATATCGCGCACCGCGCCGGGGTGTCGCAGGCCACCGTCTCGCGCGTGCTGCGCGGCAGTCCGCTGGTCAATGCCGACACGCGCAAGCGGGTGATGGATGCGGTGCAGGAGCTGAACTACAAGGTCGACCGCCGCGCCTCCAGCCTGCGCACCCAGCGTGCCGGCACGCTGGCGCTGCTGCTGTTCGAGGACCCGACCGAAGACGGCTCCCAGATCAATCCGTTCTTCCTGTCGATGCTGGGCTCGATCACCCGCGCCTGCGCCCGCCACAACCACGATCTGCTGGTGTCGTTCCAGCAGCTCTCGGACGACTGGCACGCCGACTACGAAGACAGCATGAAGGCCGATGGCCTGATCCTGCTCGGTTACGGCGACTATGTCGATTACCGGCCCAAGCTGGAGAAGCTGGTCGAGCAGGGCACCCATTTCGTGCGCTGGGGCGCGGTGCTGCCGGGCCAGCCGGGCGTGTCGATCGGCTGCGACAACTTCGCCGGCGGACGCCTGGTCGGCGAGCATCTGCTCGGCCTCGGCCGCAAGCGCATCGCTTTTCTCGGCGATGCCTCCGGCCACTATCCGGAATTCTGGGAGCGCTATCGCGGCTGCGAGGTGGTGCAGCGCGAAGCGGGCATCCCGGCCGAATCCGCGCTGCAGGTCGACGCGCTCAGCTCGGAAGAAGAAGGCTACGAAGCCGCCAAGGCGCTGCTCGGCCGGGGCGTGCTGTTCGACGCGGTGTTCGCGGCCAGCGACCTGATCGCGATCGGCGCCATCCGCGCCTTGCTCGAACACGGCCTGCGCGTGCCCGAGGACATCGCGGTGGTCGGCTTCGACGATATCGCGATGTCGCGGTTCTGCAATCCGCCGTTGACCACCGTGTACCAGGACACCGCCAGTGCGGGCGAGCTGCTGGTCGAGACCCTGCTCAAACGCGTCCACGAACAGCCGGCGGAAAGCAAAATGCTGCCGGCGACGCTGGTGGTGCGGCGGTCGAGCGGGGCGGCGGGCTGA
- a CDS encoding TonB-dependent receptor gives MQPLKRNLLSTALASATLMMVSTAYAQTADQNQAQAEDLDTLEVVGIRRSIQESIDAKQASTSIVEAISSEDIGKLPDTSIADSLARLPGLTAQRFGGRPQEVNIRGFAGDFSTTTLNGREQVSLGNNRGVEFDQYPSELVSQVLVYKTSDAQLIGQGLSGTVDLKTIRPLAYGKRAFAANLRGDQNKVGDEKETGYRYSLSYIDQFADNTVGIALGYAHLNNPGQAKQFGDTWGYDGGGIYGGGKLYDLQNDNQRDGFMGVLEFAPNDTYRTVIDVFYSKFDREEQKRGMEFAAAFGGTPAAGNTPSHAVFTGGINPVVRNDFNATYDDLFAIGWKHELTLSPHWTASADISYSGATRKERILETYSGIASGRPRDTLTVDFNSNGYFDHDFGYDYGDASILRLGDAGGWGQDGYIKDFEVKDSLTSLRFDFERTFDEGWFSSVEFGANLTDRTKSRASNESFLDLTACLGGVSPSCPDGISAPIPTDLATSSAFNAYGVSSIYGYDALRAYNTLYTRRRNDNKDITNKNWEVNEQVTTAFFQANINTDLGPVPVKGNIGIQAVSVDQSSKGNETFEGNPLGRSVADGVNYTDFMPSLNLSFGLPWDQFVRFGAGKQVARPRMDDMRVNNNVSVDRNRAINPITGAVNPIDPITGNRIPWWTRDGGNSRLRPWEANSYDVSYEKYFGGNKAYVSAAYFYKDLKTYIYNESTLFNINDTVVDPADYPANPPPNPVGVYTRPVNGNGGTVKGFELAASVPLDVLWEPLMGFGIQANYSDTKSSVQPLGPSSPNEPLPGLSKYVSNITAYYERFGFSTRVSQRHRSQFVGEVQGFGGDRTRRTFEGETVTDLQLGYSIQSGPLKDLSFLLQVNNLENEPFRSSFGGNDAQPREYFEYGRTYLFGVNYRY, from the coding sequence ATGCAGCCTTTGAAGCGAAACCTGTTGAGTACGGCGTTGGCGTCCGCCACGCTGATGATGGTCAGCACCGCCTATGCCCAGACGGCCGACCAGAACCAAGCACAAGCCGAAGACCTCGATACCCTCGAAGTCGTCGGTATCCGCCGCAGCATCCAGGAATCCATCGATGCCAAGCAGGCGTCGACCTCGATCGTCGAGGCGATTTCGTCCGAAGACATCGGCAAGCTGCCCGATACCTCGATCGCCGACTCCCTGGCACGCCTGCCCGGCCTGACCGCGCAGCGTTTCGGTGGACGTCCGCAGGAAGTCAACATCCGCGGTTTCGCCGGCGACTTCTCGACCACCACCTTGAACGGTCGTGAGCAGGTCAGCCTCGGCAACAACCGCGGCGTCGAGTTCGACCAGTACCCGTCCGAACTCGTCAGCCAGGTGCTGGTCTACAAGACCTCCGACGCGCAGCTGATCGGCCAGGGCCTCTCCGGCACCGTCGACCTCAAGACCATCCGCCCGCTCGCCTACGGCAAGCGCGCCTTCGCCGCCAACCTGCGCGGCGACCAGAACAAGGTCGGCGACGAAAAAGAAACCGGCTACCGCTACAGCCTGTCCTACATCGACCAGTTCGCCGACAACACCGTCGGTATCGCGCTGGGTTACGCCCACCTCAACAATCCGGGTCAAGCCAAACAGTTCGGCGATACCTGGGGTTACGACGGTGGCGGCATCTACGGTGGCGGCAAGCTGTACGACCTGCAGAACGACAACCAGCGCGATGGTTTCATGGGTGTGCTCGAGTTCGCTCCCAACGATACCTACCGTACCGTGATCGACGTGTTCTACTCCAAGTTCGATCGCGAAGAGCAGAAGCGCGGCATGGAATTCGCCGCCGCCTTCGGTGGCACTCCCGCCGCCGGCAACACGCCTTCGCACGCGGTATTCACCGGCGGCATCAACCCGGTGGTCCGCAACGACTTCAATGCGACCTACGACGACCTGTTCGCGATCGGCTGGAAGCACGAGCTGACGCTGAGCCCGCATTGGACCGCATCGGCCGATATCAGCTATTCCGGTGCGACCCGCAAAGAGCGCATCCTGGAAACCTATTCCGGCATCGCTTCGGGCCGCCCGCGCGATACGCTCACGGTCGACTTCAACAGCAATGGCTACTTCGACCACGATTTCGGCTACGACTACGGCGATGCCAGCATTCTCCGCTTGGGCGATGCCGGCGGCTGGGGTCAGGACGGTTACATCAAGGACTTCGAAGTCAAGGACAGCCTGACTTCGCTGCGCTTCGACTTCGAGCGCACCTTCGACGAGGGCTGGTTCAGCAGCGTCGAATTCGGCGCCAACCTGACCGATCGCACCAAGAGCCGCGCCTCGAACGAATCCTTCCTCGACCTGACCGCCTGCCTCGGTGGCGTGTCGCCCAGTTGCCCGGACGGTATTTCCGCGCCCATCCCGACCGATCTTGCGACCTCTTCGGCCTTCAATGCCTACGGGGTGTCGTCGATCTACGGTTACGACGCGCTGCGCGCCTACAACACGCTGTACACGCGTCGTCGCAACGACAACAAAGACATCACCAACAAGAACTGGGAAGTGAACGAGCAGGTCACGACCGCTTTCTTCCAAGCCAATATCAACACCGATCTTGGCCCGGTACCGGTCAAGGGCAATATCGGCATCCAGGCCGTGAGCGTCGATCAGAGCTCGAAAGGCAACGAGACCTTTGAAGGCAACCCGCTGGGCCGCAGTGTCGCCGATGGCGTCAACTACACGGATTTCATGCCGAGCTTGAACCTGTCGTTCGGGCTTCCGTGGGATCAGTTCGTCCGCTTCGGCGCGGGCAAGCAGGTCGCGCGTCCGCGCATGGACGACATGCGCGTCAACAACAACGTCAGCGTCGACCGCAATCGTGCAATCAACCCGATCACCGGTGCGGTCAATCCCATCGATCCGATCACGGGCAATCGCATACCGTGGTGGACGCGCGACGGCGGCAACTCCAGGTTGAGGCCGTGGGAAGCGAACTCGTACGACGTGTCCTACGAGAAATATTTCGGCGGCAACAAGGCCTATGTCAGCGCTGCGTATTTCTACAAGGATCTGAAGACCTACATCTACAACGAAAGCACGCTGTTCAACATCAACGATACGGTCGTGGATCCGGCGGACTATCCTGCGAACCCGCCACCGAATCCGGTCGGCGTGTACACCCGTCCGGTGAACGGCAACGGCGGTACCGTCAAGGGCTTCGAGCTGGCGGCATCCGTGCCGCTCGACGTGCTGTGGGAGCCGCTGATGGGTTTCGGCATCCAGGCGAACTATTCGGACACCAAGAGCAGCGTCCAGCCGCTGGGTCCGAGCTCTCCGAACGAGCCGCTGCCCGGTCTGTCGAAGTACGTGTCGAACATCACCGCGTACTACGAGCGCTTCGGCTTCTCCACCCGCGTCAGCCAGCGCCATCGCTCGCAGTTCGTGGGTGAGGTGCAGGGCTTCGGTGGCGATCGCACCCGTCGCACCTTCGAAGGCGAGACGGTGACCGATCTGCAGCTGGGTTACAGCATCCAGTCGGGCCCGCTGAAGGACCTGTCGTTCCTGCTGCAGGTGAACAACCTCGAGAACGAGCCGTTCCGCTCCTCGTTCGGCGGCAATGACGCCCAGCCGCGCGAGTACTTCGAATACGGCCGCACCTATCTGTTCGGCGTGAACTACCGCTACTAA
- a CDS encoding helix-turn-helix transcriptional regulator: protein MATTLSVRLRRLRKSSSLTMEGLAQAAGISKSYVWELENREVPHLSAKVLVDLAKALGVTIQDLLGEPPPVKASPEDLRFFRKYVGMDRADKDRLRKMVDLFDQPAAKHVARAR from the coding sequence ATGGCGACTACACTCAGCGTTCGATTGAGGCGACTACGCAAAAGTTCAAGCCTGACGATGGAGGGATTGGCCCAGGCGGCCGGCATCAGCAAGAGTTACGTCTGGGAACTGGAGAACCGCGAGGTGCCCCATCTGTCGGCGAAGGTCCTGGTCGACCTGGCCAAAGCCCTGGGCGTGACCATCCAAGACCTGCTGGGTGAGCCGCCGCCCGTGAAGGCGTCCCCCGAAGACCTGCGGTTCTTCCGCAAATACGTCGGCATGGACCGGGCCGACAAGGACCGGCTCAGGAAGATGGTCGACCTGTTCGATCAGCCCGCTGCCAAACACGTGGCACGTGCTAGATAA
- a CDS encoding MFS transporter, with translation MLRMQQRLSLPFLMLLSLPSTAMGFALAVQISALSWLMSTKYGLKLDEIGIVWAAGPLAGILGQVIIGIISDGVWFWGGRRRPFILVGGVLTAAMLLALPSIGAIDKALGLDAILGVAVAVALALDLSINLGFNPTRSLITDVTPEGAKRTAGYTWMQTVSGTFGVLAYAIGAIYGNIALIYFGAGLALVFSIVPALLVEEPRVLAHTETGASAQKLGVGALLMLMRPLWAFAVYALIAMGLKMAGYHTHSLWLEVVFGALALVLIAHALTERQTLDGHEDLAGFRKVLAAHAISWFGMQTLFVFIIGFVQQRFPQLDDDATGQLMSFSFLSLNAVAAVLPGLVLNPLAQRFREVRVHAISLLLMAAGFGFVYLFVHSAPMLYLGMAIIGLGWGAIVSLPFAIFSQSVSPARIGLYMGVFNLSVVLPQLAVSLGVGYLLSQLENKALVFAIGGVCMALSAVAWLAVKQGPRRDVAEGAPAAH, from the coding sequence ATGCTGCGGATGCAACAACGACTGTCGCTGCCGTTCCTGATGCTGCTGAGCCTGCCGTCGACGGCGATGGGGTTCGCGCTGGCGGTGCAGATTTCGGCGCTGAGCTGGCTGATGTCGACGAAGTATGGGCTGAAGCTCGACGAGATCGGCATCGTCTGGGCGGCGGGTCCGCTGGCGGGCATTCTCGGCCAGGTCATCATCGGCATCATCAGCGACGGCGTGTGGTTCTGGGGCGGGCGGCGGCGGCCGTTCATCCTGGTCGGCGGCGTGCTGACCGCAGCCATGCTGCTGGCACTGCCATCGATCGGCGCGATCGACAAGGCCTTGGGCCTCGACGCGATTCTCGGCGTGGCGGTGGCGGTCGCGCTGGCGTTGGATCTCTCGATCAATCTCGGTTTCAATCCCACCCGCTCGCTGATCACCGACGTCACGCCCGAAGGCGCGAAGCGCACGGCGGGCTATACGTGGATGCAGACGGTGTCGGGCACGTTCGGCGTGCTCGCGTACGCCATCGGTGCGATCTACGGCAACATCGCGCTGATTTATTTCGGCGCCGGCCTGGCGCTGGTGTTCTCGATCGTGCCCGCGCTGCTGGTCGAAGAACCACGCGTGCTGGCGCACACCGAAACCGGCGCGTCGGCCCAGAAGCTCGGCGTCGGTGCGCTGTTGATGTTGATGCGTCCGCTGTGGGCGTTCGCGGTGTATGCGCTGATCGCGATGGGCCTGAAGATGGCGGGTTACCACACCCACAGTCTGTGGCTGGAAGTGGTGTTCGGTGCGCTGGCGCTGGTGTTGATCGCGCATGCGCTGACCGAGCGGCAGACGCTCGACGGCCATGAGGATCTCGCCGGTTTCCGCAAGGTGCTGGCGGCGCATGCGATCAGCTGGTTCGGCATGCAGACGCTGTTCGTGTTCATCATCGGCTTCGTGCAGCAGCGGTTTCCGCAGCTCGACGACGATGCGACCGGGCAGCTGATGTCCTTCAGTTTCCTGTCGTTGAACGCGGTCGCGGCGGTGTTGCCGGGGCTGGTGCTGAATCCGCTGGCGCAGCGTTTCCGCGAGGTGCGCGTGCATGCGATCAGCCTGCTGCTGATGGCGGCCGGCTTCGGTTTCGTCTATCTGTTCGTGCACAGCGCGCCGATGCTGTACCTCGGCATGGCGATCATCGGTCTGGGCTGGGGCGCGATCGTCAGCCTGCCGTTCGCGATCTTTTCGCAGAGCGTGTCGCCGGCGCGGATCGGCCTGTACATGGGCGTGTTCAATCTCAGCGTGGTGCTGCCGCAGCTGGCGGTGAGCCTGGGCGTGGGTTATCTGCTGTCGCAGCTGGAAAACAAGGCGCTGGTGTTCGCGATCGGCGGCGTGTGCATGGCGCTGTCGGCGGTGGCGTGGCTGGCGGTGAAGCAGGGCCCGCGTCGCGATGTGGCCGAGGGCGCGCCCGCCGCGCATTGA